From the genome of Chania multitudinisentens RB-25, one region includes:
- the rpsI gene encoding 30S ribosomal protein S9: protein MAENQYYGTGRRKSSAARVFIKPGNGNIVINQRSLEQYFGRETARMVVRQPLELVDMVGKLDLYITVKGGGISGQAGAIRHGITRALMEYDETLRGELRKAGFVTRDARQVERKKVGLRKARRRPQFSKR from the coding sequence ATGGCTGAAAATCAATACTACGGCACTGGTCGCCGCAAAAGCTCCGCCGCTCGCGTTTTCATCAAGCCGGGCAACGGTAATATCGTTATCAACCAGCGCAGCCTGGAACAGTACTTCGGTCGCGAAACTGCCCGCATGGTAGTTCGTCAGCCGCTGGAACTGGTCGACATGGTTGGCAAACTGGATCTGTACATCACCGTTAAGGGTGGTGGTATCTCCGGTCAAGCTGGCGCTATCCGTCACGGTATCACCCGTGCACTGATGGAGTATGACGAAACTCTGCGTGGCGAACTGCGTAAAGCAGGCTTCGTTACTCGTGACGCTCGTCAGGTTGAACGTAAGAAAGTCGGTCTGCGTAAAGCACGTCGCCGTCCACAGTTCTCCAAGCGTTAA